CCGAGCGGGATCGCCGCGCCCGGGGTGCCGGCGGGTGCGCCCGGTCGGGTCGAGATGCGCGACGGCCCTGAGCCCACGGGCGGTGCGACGACGGATGCGCCGAACGCGGAGGTCCGCAGCGGTGCTGCGGGCGGGGGCGTGCCGGGACGGTTCACGGCGGGCGACGAGTCGTCGCCGAACGCGTCGCGCACGGACTGCCGCTGCACGCGGATGGGCGCGGTGTCCTGCAGGTCGTCCTCGGGCGTCGCCTCGCGCATGCCGCCGGCGGCACCGGCCGCACCGGCGGCAGCGGCACCGGCGACGGACGCGGGGCTCCCGAGCACCTCGGTCGGGTCGGCCGAGCCCACCGGGACCCCGGTCGGCGGCGTGCTCGTCGTGTCGCGGTCGTCGGTCACAGCGGCTCCTTCGTCGTACGCCCTGCCCGTACCCGTCGCCCCGCCGCCGGGTACCACCACGGTCGGCGCGAGAGGTGCGGTGACCGGTGCGGGCGCCGGTCCAGCAGCCGGTGCAGCAGCCGGTGCAGCGGCCGGTCCGGCAGTCGGCGCGCCGGCCGGTGCGCCGGACCCCGCCGGCACCGCCCGGATCGCGCCCCACGGCTCCAGCTCGCGCACGAGGTCGCCGGGCGTGTGCGGACCGTCGTCGTGCGGGCCGAGCGTGACGGTGCACAGCGTGTCCAGGTCGTTCGGGACCGTGCCGACGAGCTCGGCGGGCGGCACGGCCAGCCCGCCGCTGCCCGGTGCGGACGGCACGCCGGGTGCGATCGCGTCGCTCGACGTCGCGGGCCACCGGCCGGTCAGCGCGGTGTAGAGCAGCCGGACGAGGTCGACGGAGTCCCGTCGGCTCGTCGTGCGCGCGTCGCCGTCCGCGACGCCGAGCACGGCCGCGTCGATGCCGAGGCCGGTGATCATGACGCGGCCGGGGCCGACGAGGTGCAGGCAGCGCGGGCGCAGCGCGAGGTGGTGCAGGCCGCGGCGGCGGGCGACCTCGAGCGCGGCGGCGGCCTCGCCGACGACGGCGCGGGCCTGCTCGGGCGTCAGGGGCGCGCGCGCGACGAGCTCGGCGAGCGTGGGGCCGGACACGTCCTCGGTGACGACGTAGCCGAGCCGGTCGTGCGTGCCGACGTCGAGGACGCGCGTGAGGCGCGGGTCGGAGACGAGCGCGGCTCGGCGGGCGCCGTCGAGCGCGGACGCGATCGCGCCGGAGGACAGCACGACGGCCCGCACGGGCCGGTCGAGGATCTGGTCGGTCGCGTACCAGACGGACACCCCGGGGACGTCGCACGTGCCCTGCTCGCGCACCCGGTACCGCCCGGACAGCACGGTGCCGGGCCCGACCACCTCGCTCACGTGCACCTCCGTGCGCTGCGTCGTCGTTCGGTCGACCCCTCGTCGGGGCCTGCCAGCACTCTAGACGGGCCCGCCGGGGGTCTGCGGTCCACCTGGGGACGGACGCTCGTCGTCCCCGCCGTCGAACCGGGGCCAGGGCCGGGCCTCGGGCCCGGCGTCGGGACGTGCCTGGGGACCGGCCGCAGGACCAACCCCGGGACCAACCTCGGGACCGGCCACGGGACCGGCCACGGGACCCGCCCCCGGACCGAGATCGGGCGCCGCCGCGGGCTCGTCGTCCCCGCCCAGCCAGTCGGACATGGGCCGGCTCGGCCGGTACAGCGGGTGACCGGGCGGGTAGTGCGGGCGCGAGCGCGCGGTGCGCGGTGGCCGCGGCGCGGGCGGCAGCTCGGGCACCAGCGGTGCGGCACCGGGCGGCGCCTCGGCGACCATCGGGTCGCCGACGCCGGACCCGGGCCACGCGGCCCACGGGGTGAGCGGGTAGTGCGGTTGGGAGGTCGCGCGGCGCGGGGCGCGCGTGGGCGCGGCGTCGGCCTCGTCGGGCTCGGGTGCGGGCGGGGCCCCGGGGGCGAGGACCCGCAGGAGGGGGCGCAACGGCCGCACGCCGGACAGGCGCCCGACGACGGGGCGCAGCAGGTCGTCGAGCTCGCGCACGCGCAGGGCGCGCAGGACCTTGACGTAGACGAGCACCATGGCGAGCCCGACGAGCACGCACGTGACGGCCGCGACGACGAACCCGCCGGGCAGCAGCCAGGACAGCAGCAGCAGGAGCCCGAGCCCGACGAGCGCGGCGGGGACCGCGGCGAGCAGCGCGCGCAGGTGCAGGCGCAGGACGCGCCCGCCGTCGACGCCGTGCAGGCGCTGGTGCAGGTGCCGCAGGGCGACCACGGATCCGACGAGGTAGGACACGCTCATCGCGACGCCGACGCCGACCACCCAGTACGTCGCGGG
The sequence above is a segment of the Cellulomonas palmilytica genome. Coding sequences within it:
- a CDS encoding protein kinase family protein encodes the protein MSEVVGPGTVLSGRYRVREQGTCDVPGVSVWYATDQILDRPVRAVVLSSGAIASALDGARRAALVSDPRLTRVLDVGTHDRLGYVVTEDVSGPTLAELVARAPLTPEQARAVVGEAAAALEVARRRGLHHLALRPRCLHLVGPGRVMITGLGIDAAVLGVADGDARTTSRRDSVDLVRLLYTALTGRWPATSSDAIAPGVPSAPGSGGLAVPPAELVGTVPNDLDTLCTVTLGPHDDGPHTPGDLVRELEPWGAIRAVPAGSGAPAGAPTAGPAAAPAAAPAAGPAPAPVTAPLAPTVVVPGGGATGTGRAYDEGAAVTDDRDTTSTPPTGVPVGSADPTEVLGSPASVAGAAAAGAAGAAGGMREATPEDDLQDTAPIRVQRQSVRDAFGDDSSPAVNRPGTPPPAAPLRTSAFGASVVAPPVGSGPSRISTRPGAPAGTPGAAIPLGTIHASVPPSGPATPPPSVPPGGYPGTGAGGPAGGAAGGGGGQPPVVPPGGGSPWGGGPSGDDDFSSVMGEVGDEPPRRRSFDPTALVLAVVGIGVVIGVVLAFKALFSSLDTGAPEPKPQATASQEATSGGEEPTKEASDEPTGEQSTPPPSGAKPVIASARSVDPSDDDGEHEEAVDRAFDGDTSTYWYTMTYQQANFSGFKDGVGFVMKLEEPGLVSSVTLKTSSNGGTFQVTTGGADDPSGGEVLGSGSFAPEVTIELDKPTETDIVTLWISELPTAADGAFRLELNEITLG